A genomic segment from Glycine soja cultivar W05 chromosome 18, ASM419377v2, whole genome shotgun sequence encodes:
- the LOC114396425 gene encoding uncharacterized protein LOC114396425, whose product MDEGEGGYGESGDPMDQFHRNEAISAVADEGFLGEEEDDDYEDLYNDVNVGEGFLQSLRKNDDSGFRNDEVEEKKPPPPPPVPDAAGVSIPGVGGGGGSGVVESRVSGRVDGFQNQGYRGNEVGAKGGIRIELGNQSGNLSEIEDQGGNDGAAMQGIGQQPHGGVVGIVGNEGLVRQGQGGVGGGGGGGNVNRVGGNGVGNSVSAVTSVNTGGVGGAGGGGGAAGSGGTILFVGDLHWWTTDAELETELSRYGPVKEVKFFDEKASGKSKGYCQVEFFDPSAATACKEGMNGHVFNGRPCVVAFASPFTVKKMGEAQINRNQQMNQSAVPQGRRGPADAGAKPGGSNISTGGNYQGGEGNRGYGRGGGNWGRGNNPGMGNRGPVNPMRNRGGGMGGRGIMGHGGNGFGQGMGGTPPMLHPQSMMNQGFDPAFGGPMGRMGGYGGFPGAPVPPFSGILPSFPGVGGVGLPGVAPHVNPAFFGRGMPVNGMGMMPGSVMDGPNMGMWSDPNMGGWGGEEPGGGKAGESSYGEEAASDQQYGEVSHDRAGWPMREKDRGSERDWSGSSERRYRDDRDQGYERDASREKDMGHDHEWSERRHRDDRETGRERSRDRERSRDRDRDRDREKDLRERDRHREDRDGYADHHRFRDREAEHDDEWERGRSSRTHSKSRLSQEEEHHSRPRDADYGKRRRLTSE is encoded by the coding sequence ATGGACGAAGGCGAGGGAGGGTACGGTGAGAGCGGCGATCCCATGGATCAGTTCCACCGTAACGAAGCTATATCCGCCGTCGCCGACGAGGGTTTCTTGGGCGAGGAAGAAGACGACGATTACGAGGACCTTTACAACGACGTCAACGTCGGCGAAGGGTTCCTTCAATCGTTGCGCAAGAACGACGATTCGGGGTTCCGAAACGACGAGGTCGAAGAAAAGAAGcctccgccgccgccgccggtTCCGGATGCCGCCGGGGTTTCGATTCCGGGTGTCGGTGGCGGTGGAGGAAGCGGGGTTGTGGAATCTAGGGTTTCGGGGAGGGTTGATGGGTTTCAGAATCAAGGGTATAGAGGGAACGAGGTGGGTGCCAAAGGTGGGATTAGGATTGAATTAGGGAACCAATCTGGAAATTTGAGTGAAATTGAGGATCAGGGTGGGAATGATGGTGCTGCAATGCAGGGGATTGGACAGCAACCTCATGGTGGGGTTGTTGGGATTGTGGGAAATGAGGGTTTGGTGAGACAAGGTCAAGGtggtgttggtggtggtggaggaggagggaATGTTAATAGGGTTGGTGGAAATGGTGTTGGAAACAGTGTGAGTGCTGTTACTAGTGTTAATACTGGAGGAGTTGGAGGtgctggtggtggtggtggtgctgcCGGTTCTGGTGGTACTATATTGTTTGTGGGTGATTTGCATTGGTGGACTACTGATGCCGAGCTTGAAACCGAGCTTAGTAGGTATGGGCCTGTGAAGGAGGTGAAGTTTTTCGATGAGAAGGCGAGTGGGAAATCAAAGGGGTATTGCCAGGTTGAGTTTTTTGATCCTTCTGCTGCAACTGCTTGCAAGGAAGGGATGAATGGGCATGTTTTTAATGGGAGGCCGTGTGTCGTTGCATTTGCTTCACCTTTTACCGTTAAGAAAATGGGGGAGGCTCAGATAAACAGAAATCAGCAGATGAACCAATCTGCTGTTCCTCAGGGAAGGAGGGGGCCTGCTGACGCAGGGGCTAAACCTGGTGGGAGTAATATTTCAACGGGTGGTAATTACCAAGGTGGAGAGGGGAATAGAGGTTATGGAAGAGGAGGAGGTAACTGGGGGAGAGGAAACAATCCTGGTATGGGGAATAGAGGGCCTGTTAATCCAATGAGGAACAGGGGTGGTGGGATGGGTGGTAGAGGTATAATGGGCCATGGTGGAAATGGATTTGGACAGGGTATGGGTGGTACCCCTCCAATGTTGCATCCTCAGTCAATGATGAATCAGGGTTTTGATCCTGCATTTGGTGGTCCCATGGGCAGAATGGGTGGCTATGGAGGCTTTCCTGGTGCTCCGGTGCCTCCGTTTTCGGGTATTTTGCCTTCATTCCCTGGTGTTGGAGGTGTTGGTTTGCCTGGAGTGGCACCTCATGTTAATCCAGCCTTTTTTGGAAGAGGGATGCCTGTTAATGGTATGGGGATGATGCCCGGATCAGTCATGGATGGTCCTAATATGGGAATGTGGTCGGATCCAAATATGGGTGGATGGGGTGGTGAAGAGCCCGGTGGTGGGAAGGCTGGAGAGTCCAGTTATGGGGAGGAAGCTGCTTCAGACCAACAGTATGGTGAGGTGAGTCATGATAGAGCTGGGTGGCCTATGAGGGAAAAAGATAGAGGTTCGGAAAGGGACTGGTCTGGTTCTTCTGAGAGAAGGTACAGAGATGATAGAGATCAAGGATATGAGAGAGATGCATCTAGAGAAAAAGATATGGGTCATGATCATGAATGGTCTGAAAGAAGGCATCGTGATGATAGAGAAACGGGCAGAGAACGATCCCGTGACCGTGAACGATCTCGAGACCGTGATCGTGATCGTGACCGTGAAAAGGATCTCCGTGAGCGTGACAGGCACAGAGAAGATAGGGATGGGTATGCAGATCATCATAGGTTCAGAGACCGGGAAGCAGAGCACGATGATGAGTGGGAGAGGGGACGGTCATCAAGGACTCACAGCAAGTCACGATTATCGCAAGAGGAGGAACACCATTCTAGACCAAGAGATGCTGATTATGGGAAGAGGCGGCGTCTTACTTCTGAATAA
- the LOC114396426 gene encoding nuclear transcription factor Y subunit B-3-like → MADSDNDSGGAHNAGKGSEMSPREQDRFLPIANVSRIMKKALPANAKISKDAKETVQECVSEFISFITGEASDKCQREKRKTINGDDLLWAMTTLGFEDYVEPLKGYLQRFREMEGEKTVAARDKDAPPPTNATNSAYESPSYAAAPGGIMMHQGHVYGSAGFHQVAGGAIKGGPVYPGPGSNAGRPR, encoded by the coding sequence ATGGCGGACTCGGACAACGACTCCGGCGGCGCGCACAACGCCGGGAAGGGGAGCGAGATGTCGCCGCGGGAGCAGGACCGGTTCCTGCCGATCGCGAACGTGAGCCGCATCATGAAGAAGGCGCTGCCGGCGAACGCGAAGATCTCGAAGGACGCGAAGGAGACGGTGCAGGAGTGCGTGTCGGAGTTCATCAGCTTCATCACCGGCGAGGCCTCCGACAAGTGCCAGCGGGAGAAGCGCAAGACGATCAACGGCGACGACCTGCTCTGGGCGATGACCACTCTCGGCTTCGAGGACTACGTCGAGCCTCTCAAGGGCTACCTCCAGCGCTTCCGAGAAATGGAAGGAGAGAAGACAGTGGCGGCGCGTGACAAGGACGCGCCTCCTCCTACCAATGCTACCAACAGTGCCTACGAGAGTCCTAGTTATGCTGCTGCTCCTGGTGGAATCATGATGCATCAGGGACACGTGTACGGTTCTGCCGGCTTCCATCAAGTGGCTGGTGGTGCTATAAAGGGTGGGCCTGTTTATCCCGGGCCTGGATCCAATGCCGGTAGGCCCAGATAG
- the LOC114396465 gene encoding glutamic acid-rich protein-like isoform X2, whose protein sequence is MGEEESVNEVSKTDSNGKSFQEKTLDEITEKKDLETDGGKVLENNGIKKNIVKEIEDKKAVGVEKVEEDKKNGVVEDAKEDKKEDGVKEAKEDKKEVVEEVKEDKKEDGVEEAKENKKEDGVEEVKEVKEVDGVKEIKEDKEVDGVKEVKEDKEVDGVKEVVEDKKSDELKEIEEDKKDDHISENDKMDEDTEVKETIEGKQENEKVEAEKPEVDAMEVESGIPQKEGSDKKEKKDVAMEEEDEDEGKDNIDKSKEEEKAEDSKGEKRSKKRGRGNINGEKVKEKRKELKKTEPRTPTIDRPVRERKSVERLVASIEKDATKEFHIEKGRGTPLKDIPNVAFKLSRRKTEDTFKLLHTILFGRRGKAVEIKSNISRFSGFVWRENEEKQMIKVKEKLDKCNKEKLLEFCDVLDLTIARPTTRKEDIIAVLIDFLVAPHATTAVLLAEKDKSSKGKKRKHVVKQGSSRSATTSRRSAKSQKKNEDSSVVRRKSTSDTEDESEEDEKDEENEEENENGVPDKSEDETPEKSESEDKSDSGSESEDTKEKKKPKTSSTKKESAKKSKIEKIKVATKSRSPQKRTPKKSSSNLSKSDDDSDESPNPKVFSRKKKNEKGGKQKIDDSDESPNPKVFSRKKKNEKGGKKKIDDDSDESPNPKVFSRKKKEKGGKQKRSTPTKSASKERTEKVTKGKGKKKEKSSLSDNQLRDAICEILKEVDFNTATFTDILRQLAKQFDMDLTPRKASIKLMIQEELTKLAEEADDEDGEEDAEKDEAPSTGQEVKA, encoded by the exons ATGGGTGAGGAAGAATCAGTGAATGAAGTTTCAAAGACTGATTCAAATGGAAAGAGCTTTCAGGAGAAAACTTTGGATGAAATTACTGAGAAAAAGGACTTGGAAACTGATGGAGGAAAAGTCTTGGAGAACAATGGTATCAAAAAGAatattgtaaaagaaattgaagataagAAAGCTGTTGGTGTTGAAAAGGTAGAAGAGGACAAGAAAAATGGTGTTGTGGAAGATGCAAAAGAGGATAAGAAAGAAGATGGGGTGAAAGAAGCTAAGGAGGATAAGAAAGAAGTGGTGGAAGAAGTAAAAGAGGATAAGAAAGAAGATGGAGTGGAAGAAGCAAAAGAGAATAAGAAAGAAGATGGGGTGGAAGAAGTAAAAGAGGTTAAGGAAGTTGATGGTGTGAAAGAAATCAAGGAGGATAAGGAAGTTGATGGGGTGAAAGAAGTCAAGGAGGATAAGGAAGTTGATGGTGTGAAAGAAGTAgttgaagataaaaaaagtgATGAGTTGAAAGAAATAGAAGAGGATAAGAAAGATGATCATATATCTGAGAATGATAAAATGGATGAAGACACTGAGGTTAAGGAAACAATTGAAGGtaaacaagaaaatgaaaaagtggAAGCTGAGAAACCAGAAGTAGATGCTATGGAAGTAGAGAGTGGCATTCCGCAGAAGGAGGGGAGtgataaaaaggagaaaaaagatgTGGCGATGGAGGAGGAGGATGAAGATGAGGGTAAGGATAATATTGATAagtcaaaagaagaagagaaggcaGAAGATAGTAAGGGTGAGAAAAGATCAAAAAAACGTGGGAGAGGGAATATCAATGGGGAGAAAGTGaaggagaaaagaaaggaaCTGAAGAAAACAGAGCCAAGAACTCCTACTATTGATCGCCCTGTGCGGGAAAGGAAATCAGTTGAGAGGTTGGTAGCATCAATTGAGAAAGATGCAacaaaagaatttcacattgaaAAG GGTCGTGGTACACCTTTGAAAGATATACCAAATG TGGCATTTAAGTTATCTAGAAGGAAGACTGAAGATACATTCAAATTGCTACATACAATTCTGTTTGGAAGGAGAGGGAAG GCAGTTGAGATCAAGAGTAATATATCAAGGTTTTCTGGTTTTGTGTGGCGTGAAAATGAG GAAAAGCAAATgattaaagtaaaagaaaaacttgACAAGTGTAATAAAGAGAAGTTACTGGAGTTCTGTGATGTGCTTGACTTAACAATTGCCAGGCCAACAACGAGGAAG GAAGATATTATTGCTGTGCTGATAGACTTTTTAGTTGCCCCTCATGCAACCACAGCTGTGTTACTTGCAGAAAAAGACaag TCCAGTAAGGGCAAAAAGCGCAAACATGTTGTAAAACAGGGTTCATCAAGATCTGCAACAACTTCAAGACGTTCTGCAAAG AGtcagaagaaaaatgaagattCTTCAGTAGTACGGAGAAAGAGTACAAGTGACACAGAAGATGAGTCAGAGGAAGAcgagaaagatgaagaaaatgagGAGGAAAATGAAAATGGTGTTCCTGACAAATCTGAGGATGAAACACCAGAGAAATCTGAAAGTGAAGACAAAAGTGATTCCGGAAGTGAATCTGAAGAtacgaaagaaaagaaaaaacctaaAACATCATCCACAAAGAAAGAATCTGctaagaaaagtaaaattgagaaaattaaaGTTGCAACTAAATCTCGCTCACCACAAAAAAGAACACCTAAGAAATCATCATCCAACCTCTCAAAGTCTGATGATGACAGTGATGAAAGTCCAAATCCAAAGGTCTTttcaaggaagaagaaaaatgagaaagGAGGAAAGCAGAAGATTGATGATAGTGATGAAAGTCCAAATCCAAAGGTATTttcaaggaagaagaaaaatgagaaaggaggaaagaagaagattgatgATGATAGTGATGAAAGTCCAAATCCAAAGGTcttttcaaggaaaaaaaaggagaaaggagGAAAGCAGAAGAGGTCAACACCAACAAAGTCTGCCTCCAAAGAGAGAACTG AAAAGGTCactaaaggaaaaggaaagaagaaagagaagtcCAGCCTCAGTGATAATCAGTTACGTGATGCAATCTGTGAAATTCTTAAAGAAGTTGACTTCAATACG gCGACATTTACTGACATTCTGAGGCAACTTG CTAAGCAATTTGATATGGATCTCACTCCAAGAAAGGCATCTATAAAGCTGATGATTCAGGAAGAGCTGACAAAACTGGCTGAGGAAGCAGATGATGAGGATGGAGAAGaggatgctgagaaagatgaaGCCCCGTCTACAGGCCAGGAGGTTAAAGCCTAA
- the LOC114396465 gene encoding glutamic acid-rich protein-like isoform X1: MGEEESVNEVSKTDSNGKSFQEKTLDEITEKKDLETDGGKVLENNGIKKNIVKEIEDKKAVGVEKVEEDKKNGVVEDAKEDKKEDGVKEAKEDKKEVVEEVKEDKKEDGVEEAKENKKEDGVEEVKEVKEVDGVKEIKEDKEVDGVKEVKEDKEVDGVKEVVEDKKSDELKEIEEDKKDDHISENDKMDEDTEVKETIEGKQENEKVEAEKPEVDAMEVESGIPQKEGSDKKEKKDVAMEEEDEDEGKDNIDKSKEEEKAEDSKGEKRSKKRGRGNINGEKVKEKRKELKKTEPRTPTIDRPVRERKSVERLVASIEKDATKEFHIEKGRGTPLKDIPNVAFKLSRRKTEDTFKLLHTILFGRRGKAVEIKSNISRFSGFVWRENEEKQMIKVKEKLDKCNKEKLLEFCDVLDLTIARPTTRKEDIIAVLIDFLVAPHATTAVLLAEKDKSSKGKKRKHVVKQGSSRSATTSRRSAKSQKKNEDSSVVRRKSTSDTEDESEEDEKDEENEEENENGVPDKSEDETPEKSESEDKSDSGSESEDTKEKKKPKTSSTKKESAKKSKIEKIKVATKSRSPQKRTPKKSSSNLSKSDDDSDESPNPKVFSRKKKNEKGGKQKIDDSDESPNPKVFSRKKKNEKGGKKKIDDDSDESPNPKVFSRKKKEKGGKQKRSTPTKSASKERTAEKVTKGKGKKKEKSSLSDNQLRDAICEILKEVDFNTATFTDILRQLAKQFDMDLTPRKASIKLMIQEELTKLAEEADDEDGEEDAEKDEAPSTGQEVKA, translated from the exons ATGGGTGAGGAAGAATCAGTGAATGAAGTTTCAAAGACTGATTCAAATGGAAAGAGCTTTCAGGAGAAAACTTTGGATGAAATTACTGAGAAAAAGGACTTGGAAACTGATGGAGGAAAAGTCTTGGAGAACAATGGTATCAAAAAGAatattgtaaaagaaattgaagataagAAAGCTGTTGGTGTTGAAAAGGTAGAAGAGGACAAGAAAAATGGTGTTGTGGAAGATGCAAAAGAGGATAAGAAAGAAGATGGGGTGAAAGAAGCTAAGGAGGATAAGAAAGAAGTGGTGGAAGAAGTAAAAGAGGATAAGAAAGAAGATGGAGTGGAAGAAGCAAAAGAGAATAAGAAAGAAGATGGGGTGGAAGAAGTAAAAGAGGTTAAGGAAGTTGATGGTGTGAAAGAAATCAAGGAGGATAAGGAAGTTGATGGGGTGAAAGAAGTCAAGGAGGATAAGGAAGTTGATGGTGTGAAAGAAGTAgttgaagataaaaaaagtgATGAGTTGAAAGAAATAGAAGAGGATAAGAAAGATGATCATATATCTGAGAATGATAAAATGGATGAAGACACTGAGGTTAAGGAAACAATTGAAGGtaaacaagaaaatgaaaaagtggAAGCTGAGAAACCAGAAGTAGATGCTATGGAAGTAGAGAGTGGCATTCCGCAGAAGGAGGGGAGtgataaaaaggagaaaaaagatgTGGCGATGGAGGAGGAGGATGAAGATGAGGGTAAGGATAATATTGATAagtcaaaagaagaagagaaggcaGAAGATAGTAAGGGTGAGAAAAGATCAAAAAAACGTGGGAGAGGGAATATCAATGGGGAGAAAGTGaaggagaaaagaaaggaaCTGAAGAAAACAGAGCCAAGAACTCCTACTATTGATCGCCCTGTGCGGGAAAGGAAATCAGTTGAGAGGTTGGTAGCATCAATTGAGAAAGATGCAacaaaagaatttcacattgaaAAG GGTCGTGGTACACCTTTGAAAGATATACCAAATG TGGCATTTAAGTTATCTAGAAGGAAGACTGAAGATACATTCAAATTGCTACATACAATTCTGTTTGGAAGGAGAGGGAAG GCAGTTGAGATCAAGAGTAATATATCAAGGTTTTCTGGTTTTGTGTGGCGTGAAAATGAG GAAAAGCAAATgattaaagtaaaagaaaaacttgACAAGTGTAATAAAGAGAAGTTACTGGAGTTCTGTGATGTGCTTGACTTAACAATTGCCAGGCCAACAACGAGGAAG GAAGATATTATTGCTGTGCTGATAGACTTTTTAGTTGCCCCTCATGCAACCACAGCTGTGTTACTTGCAGAAAAAGACaag TCCAGTAAGGGCAAAAAGCGCAAACATGTTGTAAAACAGGGTTCATCAAGATCTGCAACAACTTCAAGACGTTCTGCAAAG AGtcagaagaaaaatgaagattCTTCAGTAGTACGGAGAAAGAGTACAAGTGACACAGAAGATGAGTCAGAGGAAGAcgagaaagatgaagaaaatgagGAGGAAAATGAAAATGGTGTTCCTGACAAATCTGAGGATGAAACACCAGAGAAATCTGAAAGTGAAGACAAAAGTGATTCCGGAAGTGAATCTGAAGAtacgaaagaaaagaaaaaacctaaAACATCATCCACAAAGAAAGAATCTGctaagaaaagtaaaattgagaaaattaaaGTTGCAACTAAATCTCGCTCACCACAAAAAAGAACACCTAAGAAATCATCATCCAACCTCTCAAAGTCTGATGATGACAGTGATGAAAGTCCAAATCCAAAGGTCTTttcaaggaagaagaaaaatgagaaagGAGGAAAGCAGAAGATTGATGATAGTGATGAAAGTCCAAATCCAAAGGTATTttcaaggaagaagaaaaatgagaaaggaggaaagaagaagattgatgATGATAGTGATGAAAGTCCAAATCCAAAGGTcttttcaaggaaaaaaaaggagaaaggagGAAAGCAGAAGAGGTCAACACCAACAAAGTCTGCCTCCAAAGAGAGAACTG CAGAAAAGGTCactaaaggaaaaggaaagaagaaagagaagtcCAGCCTCAGTGATAATCAGTTACGTGATGCAATCTGTGAAATTCTTAAAGAAGTTGACTTCAATACG gCGACATTTACTGACATTCTGAGGCAACTTG CTAAGCAATTTGATATGGATCTCACTCCAAGAAAGGCATCTATAAAGCTGATGATTCAGGAAGAGCTGACAAAACTGGCTGAGGAAGCAGATGATGAGGATGGAGAAGaggatgctgagaaagatgaaGCCCCGTCTACAGGCCAGGAGGTTAAAGCCTAA